The segment ATATGAAATCAGAAGGCAAAATCTGGGTTATCTTTGATGCTTCTAATGATAAGAAAACGAAACCGATGTCGCTTGTTCAAGCGCAAATGATGATTCTTTCATTCAAGGTTCGTAATCTGCACAACTATCACATTTGGACGCCCGGCTGGTCTGAGTGGCAACCCCTCGCTCAATATCTTTCCAGCGGCCAAAAGTACTTCGTCCAAGCTCAACCGCCAGAGCCACTCCTGCAAAAAGAAAAACAAAAAGCCGCTGCGGCCCGCGCTCCAGAGCAGAAGGCCAAGCCCTCTGAAGATGAAAAATCTAATCCGTTTTATACAAGCGTCGTTCCACCTGAAGATCTTCGTCAGATCGACTATGGATATTACTATAATGAAGTGAATGGCGACGACCTCACTCTGTCGGGTGTTCCTGATAAGCCGACGGTCGAGATCCTTGTCAGCCGTGCAGGCTTGGGCTCTCCGAAGGATCGCCGTATGTCTCCTCGCCACGATTTTAAAATCGAGGCTGTGTTAGTAACCAAGAAGGGTTCCTCCTTCCGCACTTACTCTAAGAATATTTCTCTGACGGGCACTCTGTTAGAGGATGAAATTCCAAAAGACTTTATTCATCGTCAGTTCGAAATGATTTTAGTGAACAAGTTTGAAAAAGACCCGCGCAAGAGCCGCGTGCATCTCACCGGCAAAATCATCGGCGACATTGCAGATCCGCGACGTTTGATTTTCCTCGAGCAGGATGATGAAACCGCGAAAAAGCTGACAAAACTCATCGACGACTATACGACACAGCAGGCTCGCCTGAAAAAAAGCGCCGGTTGATCTCGCGTTCAACCGTGAAAACAATTCCTGTTTATGTAAATGATAATTATTTAATACCATAGTTTAAATCAAGCTGTGGTAGAACCCTTCGCACATTTAAAAACGAAAGGTTCTATCTATGAAGGCTTTTGCTGCCCTCGCTTTGATTTTTATTTCTAGCTATAGCTTCGCTCAAAATTCACTTGAGGGTCACTCCTACGGAGGATGCGTTGTGTATCATCCATTGGGTCACAAGATCACTCGTGGCTCGTGGGTTGGAGACTGCGGAACTGGCTCAGCACAAGGGTATGGTTGGTTTACCTATTACTTCGCTGACAATAGCGCTCACTCTGACTACATGGAATATAAAGATGGAAAACCTGTTAATCCATATGTTTTCAATTCTGATCCAGTAAATGGAAACCGTATTCTAAAGACTCATTCTGACTTTTCGAGAACTGTTGTAAAAGACTGTGGGCAAAAACCTGAGACTGCATGCGCCGCAATCGTAATGAGTGCATATGAAGAACTCGGTGATTGGGGTCGCATTAACCAAAAAATAAAAGGGTCTTATAACGGCCCTCAGACATTCCCTGGTATCAAAAGAAACTTCACTAGCAGCGGTGGAATCACGCCACCTAATGCAAACTTCTTAATTGGTTCTGAAGGCACTAAAGTATCTTGCGATACCAAAACTTTGACTGACATTATTAATGCAGGAAGTAAGCGTTTTAAGATTAATTCAAGTGATCCTTGCGAACAGCAAATTGAAATTGGCAGATCCAATTACAATTATCTCACCACTCTCGAACTTAGCTGCCCTGCAAGCAATGTCAGCTTCAGAATCGCTAGAAACAATTGCCATACAAAAATCAACAATGCTGTGGCCGCTGCTAAAAAAGCCTGCAGTAAGTAATTACCAGCCATAGCCCAAATGAATCGCGAGCCCGCTCAAGTCAAAACTACTTTGACCGGCGAGGCTTGCAGTTTCGACCCGATAAGTGATTTCACCGGTAAGAACATTTCGCTTACCAACGCCTTTTGAAACCGTCCACTCGACACCCATTCCCGCGGCGTAGCCAAAACCTAAAGACGAATCGCTTCGCTTCAAACTTGTCAGTGTCGTCGAATCCAATGTCAGCCAGTTATAACTCACATCACCACCGGCAGAAATATAAAGTGCCAGCCCTGTATCGCGTGCTGGAATCGGAAACAGTGCAAACCCAGTTTCGAACTGCCCCTGATAATAGGTGTAACTCAAAGTAGACGCTGTCGTTCCATCGAGGAATGCTTGGCGGCCCGAAGCTTGTACGGCTCGTGCCTTGGTATAGAGCCTGCCCCAGGGGCGCCCCCAATCACCATAGGCCTCGACACCATAACCGGAGCCACCCTCCGCAAAGGATTTTTCTTTTTCACCGGAGTAATTGATTTGGAAAACCTGGAGTCGCGTTGACTTAAAAGCGGCGGCATTGGCGCTGCTTTCTGCGTGCGCACAGCCCGGGAGTGAGGCAACACTCACAAAAATAAGTCCTGCGATAATCCAAATAACTAGTTTCAAGCTGCGATCCCCGGTTGGATACTTGTAAAGATTTCTTTACCACTTTCGGAGATTACGTCTCAAAGCTTAACAATTGAAGTCTCGTTCTGGATGAAGGTCCGAATTTCTTCTCGACTTGAGACAAAAACTGCTCCCCACGTAAAGATTTTTTAACGAGCACCGATCTATTTAGTTATATAGCGGAGGCACCCATGAAGGGGAACATGCTCACATTCTTAGTGCTACTCGTAACTCTGGTTTGTACCTTTGGTGTTGGCTGCCAACCTAAGAAGATCACCGATGATTCTTCCACAGCTAGTGACCGATACCTCTACATTCAAAGTGGTGGCTGCTACGCTCCGACGGGATTAACTGCCTCAACGGCTTCTAAAACAGTTTCGCGCATAAACCTCACGACAGGTGTAGTGGATAGAACGGTTGCAGATTACACATCAGCGTTGACAGATACTCCGGTGGCGATTGCTCCTTATGATGACGACAACCTTTATGTGCTTGTTGAAAATACCGGCGGCCGCCGCATCGAAATCTTAAATAAGAAGACATCTCTCTCCACTAACTTCTTAATCAACACAACAGCTCTGAGTGGTGTTGTGAGAACCTTGACTCTGGGATCCGACGGAAGCTTCTTAATCAGCAGATCCGCAGCGGTTGAGCGCTTTGCCTCGAATAAAGCTCGCTTGCCAAACTCGACGACGGCATTTTTAAGTGCTCCAGCCGGAACCTGCGCAACGACGACAAATGCGATTACAGCTACGGCATTCACCAGCGCTGGAGACATCCTTTACGCTCACTCTTTTACAGGCGCTTCGACAAACAACCGTATCGGCATGACAACAGGTTCAACATCTGCGGCTTCGACTTGCTATAACGGGGTGGCCGCACCCACGACGGCTTCTTATCCAACAGCGATGATCTATCTTCCAGATTTGAAACATCTCTTGGTGGCTTACTCAAGCTCCACGGCCGCGAACAATCAAGTCTGGCAATACACCGTGGATGAGTCTGCCCACACGATTACTGCGGCAGGTGCTGCGGCTTACACAAATACTGCAGTCATCAACGGCCCGACGGCAATGGCTTATGATAGCACAACGGGATATGTGTATATCGCGAATGGCACCACGGCGTTTGCCAATTCGATTGAGAAGTTCACTTACGATTCAACGGCGAAAACACTGACACGTGTTGGAACCGTGGCCTTCTCTTCACCGACCATCAATCACAACTGTATCAATTCAATGTTTGTAGGAAAGTAATCTAGATTACTCGTTCAATTTCAAAAGAGTGCGCACTGTCTTACGCAGCTTTTCGACGTCGAAAGGCTTGCGGATATAATCATCGGCGCCGATTTCAAAAGCCCTCTTCATGTCATCATCGCTGGCTTTACCAGAGACAAACACGAGTGGAATGCCTTTTAAATCTTTGTTTTCTTTAAGGAGCTGAGCCAATTCAAAACCGTTCACCCAAGGAAGACCGACGTCCATCAAGATCAAATCGATCGGAGTGTCGTCGAGAACTTCTGAAAGTGCGGTGGCATCAGCGGCGAGTTTAGTGACATAGCCCTCAGCCTCAAATATTCGCTTGAGGGCCATGCGCATTGTTTCATCATCTTCAATAACCAAGATCACACGAGGCTCTTCTTTTTTAGCAGCATCTCTGAAGTCTGCTAAAGACACCACAGGTTGACTCGCAATGCGAGCCTTGGTGACTTTTTCGA is part of the Bdellovibrionales bacterium genome and harbors:
- a CDS encoding PilZ domain-containing protein, which codes for MKSEGKIWVIFDASNDKKTKPMSLVQAQMMILSFKVRNLHNYHIWTPGWSEWQPLAQYLSSGQKYFVQAQPPEPLLQKEKQKAAAARAPEQKAKPSEDEKSNPFYTSVVPPEDLRQIDYGYYYNEVNGDDLTLSGVPDKPTVEILVSRAGLGSPKDRRMSPRHDFKIEAVLVTKKGSSFRTYSKNISLTGTLLEDEIPKDFIHRQFEMILVNKFEKDPRKSRVHLTGKIIGDIADPRRLIFLEQDDETAKKLTKLIDDYTTQQARLKKSAG
- a CDS encoding response regulator; the protein is MANKKINTKDLVNKIEKVTKARIASQPVVSLADFRDAAKKEEPRVILVIEDDETMRMALKRIFEAEGYVTKLAADATALSEVLDDTPIDLILMDVGLPWVNGFELAQLLKENKDLKGIPLVFVSGKASDDDMKRAFEIGADDYIRKPFDVEKLRKTVRTLLKLNE